ACCTCTATAATAGGGAAGGTAGTAGAAGGAAATGGTGTTCATCTTCTTGAAAATGAAATAGAAAAACCTATGCCTGAGTTTGATAGAGATGAAATCGCAAGATATATATCAGAAACCTCCAAAGACATATAAAAAGGAAATAATGCCATACAGCTACTCAGATATTGTCTATATTTTAAATATAGTACCCAGAAAAGATAAGTCGGGATTAATTAAATGCATAGTTGATATATGTAACAGTACGACAGAAGATGAACAAAAAAATTCTGAATATGTTTACGAGAATTGGAATGAATTTATAGAAAACTTTCATAAAAAACTTTATCAACCCGATCCTAATTTGCGTTCAAGTGTTCCATGGGAAGTTTTACAAGAAGATGAAATTCTAATTGAAATAGAAAAACTAATTGGTTTAAAATTTACCCATCAACAATTATCTCATCTACAAAATATCTAAGAAAATACGCTATAATAATTAGATGATGATAAGTACACCTTGCAAAAATATATGCAAATATGACAAAACTGACACATATTGTATAGGTTGCTACAGAACTATTAACGAAATAGCTCAATGGATGATATTTTCTGAAGAAAAACGTATAGAGATTATGCGTCTATTGCCTGGAAGGAAAAAAGACTTAAGTAGTCAATAAAGTATCGAATGAAAATTAAATTAATGGAGAATTAATTATGAGCCAATTAGTTTTTATTCATGGCCCAGGAGCAGGGGGATGTTCTGCAGCTTACGAATATCAATTACGCCATTTCCCAAATAGTGTAGCTCCCGATTTACCAGGCCATTTAGAAGGCGAAAGATGCCTTACTGTAAAGAGCTATACCGATTGGGTAAGAGGATGGTTATGGGCACAAAACATGAAAGAAAACCTTGTA
The nucleotide sequence above comes from SAR202 cluster bacterium. Encoded proteins:
- a CDS encoding DUF1289 domain-containing protein, whose protein sequence is MSTPCKNICKYDKTDTYCIGCYRTINEIAQWMIFSEEKRIEIMRLLPGRKKDLSSQ